The Methanosarcina acetivorans C2A genome includes the window CGCAGGGTAAGAGCCGGGAGGAAAATACCAAAAAACACCGAAGCGTACTTTGCGCAGAACAAGAAACCCCCAGAGGTAAATGACAGGAAAATAAAGAGAGGAACTATTTTTCCCGAAGAACTGGAAAGGGAATCCTGAACAAGATGCTTAAGATTGAGGATTTTTTTAAGAAATCCCGACTGCATGGCTTTACCTGCAAAAGTGAGCAGCAGAGCGAAACATACCAGGTACGTAAAGATAAAAGGATGAGCCAACGCGAGCAAAGGCATCATAAGGAGCAAACAAACAATCGAAGCCTTCCGATTTTTGTCGGAGATTGAATTCCATAGCAAGAGGAGATAGACAGGAATAAGGCAAAAACTGAGGTAATAGGGAACCGTTGAGACCTGGAAATGCCCGAAATATGGAATGACCGAGGATAGAAAAGTTACTAGGACCAGCTTTTCCCGGCTCATAAAGCCCCGATAAAAGAGAAACATACCGGTGATGAATACAATCGAAAAGAAAACAGGCAAAAAGTAAGATAATGCCTGTTCCTTCATTCCTGAGATCAGAGACAGCGCTGAGACCAGTAGAGGACCGGTAGGTGAGAGACTTGAAAAGGCAGAAAGCCCTGAAGAGTCGAAAGCCTCCGTATTTACCAGGACTGGATATGAGAATTCATCTCCTCTTCCTACTGAAGCGTAGCCAAGCATATAGGGGACGATTAACACGGTAATGTGGACAAGTATCAAGGGGAAGACTGCCTCGATCTTTCGAGATGTCAGAAGAATAAAGCAGGAAGAAAGGTAGCAAAAGAGCAGAATCAGGAAAAAATGGAAAGGAAGCTGCTCATAAATATTAACTGCATATCCTTCAGGCTGGACTTCTCTGAGAACAAAGAGACTGTAAACAAGCAATAGCAGAGAAACCGATGTTATAAAGTTTAAGATTTTATTATTAAGTATAGACAATGTGTCCCCATCCTTCCAGAAAGTTGCAAAACCCAGTTTCCTTACCTGTATATAAGGACTTCCCTTACAGCGACTCTACTCTCATAGAATACGCTTCTACAGGCAGTCTGCTGCAGGTAAACTTCCGTTCTCAAGATTTCCTTCTATCTAAAAATTTCCTTATAATTTCTCCTTTTTATTTTTCTGGTATCCAATCGCTCAACAAATAATTAATTGTTGTGCTTGATGCTCAGGTTAAGATACTTATTATCAATAAAAGTAATTTTATCATAGATAAAAATCCTTAAGAATTAAAGGCTTTCGGGTTTTTACACACGTAATCTACAGACCTTCATTATATTTCCATCATTATTGAGATATATGAATAAGTCACAAATTTCTGTCCATTAAGATATATAAATATCCATTAATTAAAAATAGATCGTAGAGCCCTGAAAGATCTAGAAAGCGGTTTTCCGAAAATAAGATTTAAGGGACAAGAATTCGGTTTCTTTACAAATCCCGCCACTCTTAGACTTCCTGACTATGTTCAGAATTAGATATTAGAGATAAAATCAGTTCAGGGAGCAGGAAACATTCAAAAAGCAGGAAAAGGCAAATTTCTGCCCAAAATTTTTTTAGAACACTGAGAAGTTTCCTTTTAAACGCATGATACTCCCGGATAATCCCTCAAGCATATTTTCTCAACTTCGCTCATCTTACCCAAGACATGCCGGATTCTCTCTTCAACAAGCCTCCCTTTTATGCACCAGTAAAATGGCCTTCTATTTCCAAGAGAGGGAAATCTTGCACAGGAGATATCCAGAGGATGGAAATAGAAAATTGTGTGCCCTCTTTTAAGACTCTGCGTAAGCCCGTCAAGTATGAATGAAGACCCCAGGAATCGAAGCATAGGCCCGCCTGATGAGGGAAACTTTAACCCGTGCTGGCAATAAGCCCAGGGGAACTCGATAAAGTTCCGGTCACTGCTTGCTTCAAGTTCGTTTTCCTCAGGATAATAAGGAAAAGAAGAAACGTTTCTGAGAGATGAATCCGTTTTGTTGTAAAAGGAATTCACGGAAACGGACGAATCATACTTAAATCCCATTTTTTCAAGGGAATCGATCATCCACCCGCCTACCAGAGCGTTTGGTGCTCTGTAGCCAACCAGCTTTTCTCCGCTGATTTTTTCGAGCATTTTCTTTGCAACCAGAGTTCTCTGCTCAAACTCTTCCACACTCATTAAAGGTCTTTTCGTTTTAGGATCTATTTTACAGGCGTGGTTCAACCCGTGACAGGCAAGTTCATGTCCCCGATCTACAATTAACTCTACCAAGCCAGGGTAGTGTTCGATTGTATCCGCAACTACAAAGAAAGTAGCATTTATGTTAAACTCATCAAGAAGATTCAGCACCCTTTTCGTGGGCTCACTTAAGAAATCATACCTTCCGTTCCAGTTCTTGAAGAATTCGTCTACATTCCTGTAAACCGAAAACGGAGAACTGCAGACAGAAGGAATATGATACCAATCTTCAAGATCTACAGTAACTGAAAGACTACCGGACATTAAAACCCCTCACCCCGAACATTTGCTTCATTGTGAAACCAGATTGAGAGTTCCACTAAAAGTGGTAATTTAGCAACTATGCATTCCCCACTGGCTTAGAAAGCTTCCCCAGCTAAAATAACATCTCTAGAGTATAAAAGATTTTTTGAGACATCAGAAGAAAGAAAAGAACTAAGAAACACTGAATTAATGAAAAATTACTGTAACGGCGAAAACAAAATAAAGAAAATTTTACCAGGGAGATAAGTATAAATAATAGATGTCCCCCACAAATCGTCTGACCAGACATTTAGTAAAATATGAAGGCTTCATTCAAAGCAAGCTAATTCATGAATACAATTGTTTTCCCGGAAAAAAGAGGTGTGGATTTTCCTGAAACAAAACAGATAGAAATCTTTTTTGGGGAATATATTACGAATGTATTGTTATAGAGACTTATAAGAAGGAGATTATTATAAGAGATTCCAAGGTGAGAGCTCTGATAAAACCGTTTTAACTGGTTTTTTAAGCCGATACTTGAAGATTCGTAACCCAGAACGTTTATTGGAACTGCTAATATCTGAAACAGCTTTTGAGTTACAAACCAATTGAAAAAAAGAGATCTTTTCCCAAATTTCCAGCATATCGAACAGAATTCCACGTCTTTGAGAAAAAAGGCAGGCTCGAAAAATAATCTCTGCCAGACTCCTGAATATTAATTGTGCTGCCGGAGAGAGAAAAAGTATTATTGTATTAGTCCACAGGATAAGGAGTGGATTCTACAGTTTACGGAAACTCCAGAAAAAGCATTTCTGGATGTAGTGGACGAACTCAAAACTTTGATAAGTGAGGTTCGGCTACTGAAGCTGTTTATCCTGTATCAATGTCATATTGATTTGAGTTTTAAGAAATGTAGTTGAATTTAAGAAATGTAGTTGAATAGAACAGCGGGAAAGTCAGTTTGGAAAGAAAAAATGTACTTTACTAGAAATAGATAATAGACAAAGGGAAAAAGTGAAACTACGTTGTGTGTTAATTAAGCCAATTTCCCCCGTTCCATTAAAGGACCATTCATGCGTCTTCGGTTAAGTGAGGAATCATGATAAATTGCCTCCATTTTCGTAACAGTTCTCAAAAACTGTATCCCATCGGGAGTTGGAACTGGGTATCGAGTTCATGTAAAGAGGACAAAATTTAAGGCGACTTTTGGTGCAAAATCGATATCCTTCAGGCAAGAAAATTCCTCAACCGATGACCAATGAAGGACCATTGCAAAATTCCTTTCAGGAGGTTCTTGCACACACCCGTGAACCGACCTAACATTAGGAATAAGATTTAGAACAGGAAAAGCGAAGTTTTAGAATAGGAATAAAGAGAAGTTACAAAAGATAAGTTACAATGTTGAAATTTCAGGTTTTGAGCCTGGAAGAAAGCAGGAATGGCATAAATCCAATTAGGATGAAAACAATAGCATTAGAATCGTTTCATTTTAGCCGAAAGAGAAGTGAAGAAAACAAAATAATTTAACTCGAATCTTCTTGTTGAGCAATTATGAGGAGAAAAGACAGCCACAATTATTTAAGTGTAACTCCTGTAGGTT containing:
- a CDS encoding DUF6541 family protein, which codes for MLVYSLFVLREVQPEGYAVNIYEQLPFHFFLILLFCYLSSCFILLTSRKIEAVFPLILVHITVLIVPYMLGYASVGRGDEFSYPVLVNTEAFDSSGLSAFSSLSPTGPLLVSALSLISGMKEQALSYFLPVFFSIVFITGMFLFYRGFMSREKLVLVTFLSSVIPYFGHFQVSTVPYYLSFCLIPVYLLLLWNSISDKNRKASIVCLLLMMPLLALAHPFIFTYLVCFALLLTFAGKAMQSGFLKKILNLKHLVQDSLSSSSGKIVPLFIFLSFTSGGFLFCAKYASVFFGIFLPALTLRIETMVNAGFSTIPSMEPGIFEFIHLFNLYYGKYYIPLIFILINTVIVWQNRNRFCQHFVRRYPRFLFLYIVSFFLELGFLLNPFIPYPPDRFVNLSFIIFAQIPLLGYSLYIVLLRKGYAPGLFATILALGLLWTLGFFSCFSSPYAGGISEAVAQNEVEGMNWLTGSKAEYPYVLYSGEKADATLSGNSTGIPGQYDVFPGVYTTSGSAPVNRPEDVMSLKGPSTAGPFYLVVTTFSEALNQENSVSYMGSSAGNSSETQEDKPLCKIYDSLDIKIYEHSS
- a CDS encoding polysaccharide deacetylase family protein, with protein sequence MSGSLSVTVDLEDWYHIPSVCSSPFSVYRNVDEFFKNWNGRYDFLSEPTKRVLNLLDEFNINATFFVVADTIEHYPGLVELIVDRGHELACHGLNHACKIDPKTKRPLMSVEEFEQRTLVAKKMLEKISGEKLVGYRAPNALVGGWMIDSLEKMGFKYDSSVSVNSFYNKTDSSLRNVSSFPYYPEENELEASSDRNFIEFPWAYCQHGLKFPSSGGPMLRFLGSSFILDGLTQSLKRGHTIFYFHPLDISCARFPSLGNRRPFYWCIKGRLVEERIRHVLGKMSEVEKICLRDYPGVSCV